DNA sequence from the Lycium barbarum isolate Lr01 chromosome 5, ASM1917538v2, whole genome shotgun sequence genome:
TATCaacatccttcatgatatatgaCCATTTAACTTTCCAGGTTCATCGAGGTCATCATCATCGTGATAAAAAAACAAACCAATCAATTTGTGACAATTTCTCCCCCAATTTTCCAGCTATAGATCCCATCACAACTTCAATTCTCTGTGTTGATCATAATGGTTGCTGCAATTTCACCACAGTGCAAGCTGCTGTTGATTCAGTTGCAAATTTCAGCCCGATACGGAGCTTGATTTGGATCAACAGTGGCATTTATTTGTAAGTACTCGTACATTCTTAATTTAAGTTATATGCACAAACATTATATGTTTATTTTACACCATCAGGTTAAGTTACCTATAACATGTAACTATTCTAAGTATAACATGTTTAAGGACACTGATACTAATGTAAGAAACTTTATACTATCCGTCCATATAAGTCAAATTTCTGCCCTTAATGGGGTTGGAATAAGTTTTTATTGTATTTTGTCGTTGAATATTAGTAGGTATCATTTGAGCTAGAAATTAAGgcttatttttgttttgttaatgCAGTGAAAAGGTGATTGTTCCAAAAAGCAAGCCTAATATCACGTTTCAAGGGCAGGGGTATACTTCAACAGCTATAATATATAATGACAATGCCAATTCTTCACATGGCACATTTAACAGTGGCTCTGTCCAAGTTTTCTCCACCAACTTTATCGCTAAGAATATAAGTTTCATGGTATATCACCATCGCTCAATTTATAAAATTGAGTTTAAATTATAAGCGCTGACACTAATAAATTAGTACTAACATGCTAGAGGAGATTAATTAAATTACATATTATCGTGCAATAAATAATTTTTATGTTGTCAGTGTTATAACTTACATCATATGCACAACATTGCACTATGTTATTTGTGAGTACACAGAATGTAGCTCCGATTCCAGGGCCTGGGGCGGTAGGAGCACAAGCAGTAGCCATTAGAATAGGAGGAGACCAAGCTGCCTTCTGGGGTTGTGGATTTTTCGGAGCTCAGGATACCCTTCATGATGATCGGGGTCGCCATTATTTCAAGGAATGTTACATTCAAGGTTCTATCGACTTCGTTTTTGGCAATGGCAAATCACTTTATGAGGTACGTATATATACCTAAACTCCGATCCATCCATGGATGGATCTTCTGGAAAATAAAAAGTACATATAGCTAAGTTTCATATGAATATTAGAGTACAAATTAAATGTGCACTTTCACGGGAGTGCCTAAAAAGTTGGCCCTAAATTAATTTCCTTTATTATTTTAGGGTGAAATCCCAACAGAAATGTAAAAGAACAtccaaaagaaatgaaaaaatgtaccaaaaaaaaaaaaaaattactaagaCACTAGAGATTTTAAATACCTAAAAGTGAAGAACAGATGGAAGACAAGGTTAAAATTGGAAATAAAAATGAATCTCCATTTATTCAGTTTAAACCAAACCTACGTTTTATATTAAATCATGTAATATCTCATTTTTAGTTCGATAATCAAACTATCTTTAAAAGTATATAATTTTGTTATTATTTAATTCTAGTATTATATAGTCGATCCCATCCTTATAATCTTAAGATAATCTGTTCTTTAACCAAGCAACCCCAAACAGTATGATAGAATTTGAACACTATCATATCACATGAAGATAACTATGGCTATTGGCTAATAGTCCATAAAAAGTGAGAATACTAACTTGAAAAAGTAAGGCTGATTAGCTTGTTACAACGCTAACTATAAGTTAAAATTTGAAGTGTGATGTACATTTGTTAAAGTGCAGAACTGCCAATTGACATCAATAGCGAGTCCAGGATCAAGGTCGATAAATGGAGCAGTGACAGCACATGGCAGAGCTTCAAAAGATGAAGACAGCGGTTTTGCATTCGTTAACTGCAATGTGGGAGGAACTGGTCGGATTTGGTTAGGCCGAGCTTGGAGGCCTTTCTCTACTGTTGTCTTTGCTAATACTTTCATGACTGATATTATTTCTCCTGAGGGATGGAACGACCTCAATGACCCTTCAAGAGACCAGTTAAGTTCATATCATCGATGCATTTCATAAATACTTCCCGTCCACGGATTCAGGATTTAATATGCTCCCTCGGTCCCATAATAAGTATCATCTTAGTCAAATTTT
Encoded proteins:
- the LOC132642488 gene encoding probable pectinesterase 8, yielding MHPKGMYFPLFIAIVAIFVSTSFMIYDHLTFQVHRGHHHRDKKTNQSICDNFSPNFPAIDPITTSILCVDHNGCCNFTTVQAAVDSVANFSPIRSLIWINSGIYFEKVIVPKSKPNITFQGQGYTSTAIIYNDNANSSHGTFNSGSVQVFSTNFIAKNISFMNVAPIPGPGAVGAQAVAIRIGGDQAAFWGCGFFGAQDTLHDDRGRHYFKECYIQGSIDFVFGNGKSLYENCQLTSIASPGSRSINGAVTAHGRASKDEDSGFAFVNCNVGGTGRIWLGRAWRPFSTVVFANTFMTDIISPEGWNDLNDPSRDQTIFYGEYNCSGAGSNMSQRASYVQKLNDTQALSFLNSSFINADLWLQSFSN